In Fimbriiglobus ruber, a single genomic region encodes these proteins:
- a CDS encoding quinone-dependent dihydroorotate dehydrogenase, which produces MLYQTLLRPALFRLDAERAHTLALTAAASLARSRTLAQIVHDAVARPRSRPVDVLGLTFPNPVGLAGGMDKNAVAPLAWWAFGFGFLELGTVTPRPQAGNDKPRMFRFPATGAVVNRMGFNNAGAVAVADRLADQTRRGLRPPIPIGISVGKNKDTSAERAADDFAGAAAVLAPHADFVTINVSSPNTVGLRALQNAADVRALVAAVRAASGTKPVLVKVAPELGGADLMTVLDAALEAGAAGFIATNTLSTAGRPDLPQGGLSGRPLREIALKKVAEIRAHIGTRAALIGCGGIDDAASARAMLSAGADLVQIYTGLVYEGPFLAAEVTRELAKSSGRESTKTDAQKD; this is translated from the coding sequence ATGCTGTACCAAACGCTCCTCCGCCCCGCGTTGTTCCGGCTCGACGCCGAGCGCGCCCACACCCTCGCTCTGACCGCCGCCGCCAGCCTCGCCCGGTCGCGGACGCTCGCGCAAATCGTCCACGACGCGGTCGCTCGGCCGCGTAGCCGGCCGGTCGACGTCCTCGGGCTCACCTTTCCGAACCCCGTCGGCCTGGCCGGCGGGATGGACAAAAATGCGGTCGCGCCGCTCGCGTGGTGGGCGTTCGGGTTCGGGTTTCTGGAACTCGGGACCGTCACCCCGCGGCCGCAGGCGGGCAACGACAAGCCCCGCATGTTCCGTTTCCCGGCGACCGGCGCGGTCGTGAACCGCATGGGCTTCAACAACGCCGGTGCGGTCGCCGTGGCCGACCGACTGGCGGACCAGACCCGCCGAGGGCTACGGCCGCCGATCCCGATCGGTATCAGCGTCGGAAAGAACAAGGACACGTCGGCCGAGCGGGCGGCCGACGACTTCGCGGGCGCGGCGGCCGTCCTCGCGCCGCACGCGGACTTCGTGACGATCAACGTCAGTTCGCCCAACACGGTCGGCCTACGGGCGCTGCAAAACGCCGCCGATGTTCGGGCGCTGGTGGCTGCCGTCCGCGCCGCGTCGGGGACTAAGCCGGTACTGGTGAAAGTCGCACCGGAACTGGGTGGCGCGGACTTGATGACCGTCCTCGACGCTGCCCTGGAAGCGGGCGCGGCCGGGTTCATCGCGACGAACACGCTCTCCACGGCCGGCCGACCTGACTTGCCGCAAGGCGGCCTGAGCGGTCGGCCGCTCCGTGAGATTGCGTTGAAGAAGGTGGCCGAGATCCGCGCACACATCGGTACCCGTGCGGCACTGATCGGCTGCGGCGGGATCGACGACGCGGCGTCTGCCCGGGCGATGCTCTCCGCCGGTGCCGACCTCGTGCAGATTTACACGGGGCTCGTCTACGAGGGGCCGTTCCTGGCGGCCGAGGTCACGCGAGAACTCGCAAAGAGTAGTGGACGCGAATCAACGAAAACGGATGCGCAAAAAGACTGA
- a CDS encoding rhodanese-like domain-containing protein — MNRFLTTTVVTCVVAGAVVAAEHTTDSLDTVKKNVADGKALLVDVREADEWKDGHLKDAKHLALSDLKAGVPADKLKMTLPAGSVVYLHCASGKRCLAAADLLKKDGYDVRPLKAGYDSLVKAGFEKAK, encoded by the coding sequence ATGAATCGATTCTTAACCACGACCGTGGTGACGTGTGTGGTCGCCGGGGCGGTAGTCGCCGCCGAGCATACGACCGACAGCCTTGATACCGTGAAGAAAAATGTGGCGGACGGGAAGGCGCTGCTCGTGGACGTTCGGGAGGCGGACGAATGGAAGGACGGACACCTGAAGGACGCGAAGCACCTGGCCCTCTCGGACCTCAAGGCCGGGGTGCCGGCCGACAAGCTCAAGATGACACTCCCGGCCGGGTCGGTCGTGTACCTGCACTGTGCGTCCGGGAAGCGGTGCCTGGCCGCGGCCGACTTGCTCAAGAAGGACGGGTACGACGTCCGCCCCCTGAAGGCCGGGTATGATAGTTTGGTGAAGGCGGGATTCGAGAAGGCGAAGTAG
- a CDS encoding DUF72 domain-containing protein — MNFSVGTSGFSYPKWKGSFYPAKLPAKQMLGFYATQFRSVEMNNTFYRAPTASTLEGWAEQVPVDFRFVLKAPQEITHIKRLKDVGESVASFLEAAGVLKERLGPLLFQLPPNFKKDVPRLLAFLALLPPGCRAAMEFRHSSWFDDEVFGTLRDHRAGLCIADETDDLVVPFVATTDWGYLRLRRPDYDAAALAAWAARAKAQAWGDCFVFFKHEDEGRGPKMAARLLEMLAASGPKKGAG; from the coding sequence ATGAACTTCTCCGTCGGCACCAGCGGCTTCTCGTACCCGAAGTGGAAGGGCAGTTTCTACCCCGCGAAACTGCCGGCCAAGCAGATGCTGGGCTTCTACGCCACGCAGTTCCGCTCGGTCGAGATGAACAACACCTTCTACCGTGCCCCGACCGCCTCGACGCTGGAAGGCTGGGCCGAACAGGTGCCCGTCGATTTCCGCTTCGTTCTCAAGGCGCCCCAGGAAATTACGCACATCAAGCGACTCAAGGATGTCGGCGAGTCGGTGGCGTCGTTCCTCGAAGCAGCCGGCGTTTTGAAGGAGCGGCTGGGCCCACTGCTCTTTCAACTGCCGCCGAACTTCAAGAAGGACGTCCCGCGGCTACTCGCGTTCCTCGCGCTACTGCCGCCGGGGTGCCGCGCGGCGATGGAGTTCCGCCACTCGTCCTGGTTCGACGACGAGGTATTCGGAACACTCCGTGACCACCGGGCGGGGCTCTGCATCGCGGACGAGACAGACGATCTGGTAGTCCCTTTCGTGGCAACAACAGATTGGGGCTACCTCCGATTGCGGCGACCCGACTACGACGCCGCGGCGTTAGCAGCGTGGGCAGCCCGAGCTAAAGCCCAGGCCTGGGGCGACTGTTTTGTCTTCTTCAAGCACGAAGACGAGGGTAGAGGGCCGAAGATGGCCGCGCGTCTGCTGGAAATGCTTGCCGCGAGTGGACCAAAGAAGGGGGCCGGGTAG